In one Caldanaerovirga acetigignens genomic region, the following are encoded:
- a CDS encoding GntP family permease — protein MNGVSGIQMILGLIIGVAVLVFLILKTKIHAFPALIIAASLTGLIGGMPPAVSDVNVAKSITTGFGNTLSSIGIVIGFGVMMGRLLEVSGAAERMAYTFLKYLGKGKEEWALAATGYMVSIPIFCDSGFVILSPLAKALSMKTRKSVLTLGVALAIGLVATHHAVPPTPGPLAVAGIFKVDVGKMILAGLLFAIPVTVAGVLYAQWLGKRIYQVPKEDGSGWERPEFQPSKQVDIPIEERSDLPSTFMSFAPIVVPVILIIFNTVLSALKLNQPWAQYLIFLGNPVIAVGIGLIIAIYGLTPKLTRDEVIKRMEEGVSSAGIIILVTGAGGALGQVLRDSGAGNYIANLIASTPMPPVLLPFFVATLVRLMQGSGTVAMITSASITAPILANLSVNPLIAAQAATLGAMIFSYFNDSFFWVVNRLLGIENVKEQTLTWSIPTTIGWGVSLILILIAEAIF, from the coding sequence CTGGGTCTCATTATCGGTGTCGCCGTCTTGGTTTTCCTCATATTAAAGACAAAAATCCACGCCTTCCCCGCCCTCATCATTGCAGCATCATTAACGGGTTTGATCGGCGGTATGCCGCCAGCCGTAAGTGACGTAAATGTGGCAAAATCTATAACCACCGGCTTTGGCAATACTCTAAGCAGCATAGGTATAGTCATTGGCTTTGGCGTTATGATGGGAAGACTGCTGGAAGTATCCGGTGCAGCCGAGCGCATGGCCTACACTTTTTTAAAATACCTAGGCAAAGGGAAAGAAGAATGGGCATTAGCGGCCACCGGATATATGGTTTCTATCCCTATCTTCTGTGATTCTGGCTTTGTTATTCTTTCTCCTTTGGCAAAGGCCCTTTCCATGAAAACTCGAAAGTCCGTGCTGACCCTCGGTGTGGCTCTGGCTATTGGTCTAGTGGCTACCCACCACGCGGTTCCGCCAACTCCGGGTCCTTTAGCGGTGGCGGGAATTTTTAAGGTCGATGTAGGCAAGATGATTTTGGCTGGCCTTTTATTCGCGATTCCGGTAACTGTAGCAGGAGTGCTTTATGCCCAATGGCTCGGGAAAAGAATATATCAAGTTCCCAAAGAGGATGGCAGCGGTTGGGAACGCCCCGAGTTTCAACCTTCCAAGCAGGTGGATATACCCATAGAAGAAAGGTCCGACCTTCCCTCAACCTTCATGTCATTTGCCCCGATCGTTGTGCCTGTAATACTAATAATTTTCAACACCGTCCTGTCAGCACTCAAATTAAATCAACCCTGGGCCCAGTATCTTATATTTTTAGGCAACCCGGTAATCGCAGTGGGAATCGGACTTATAATAGCAATATACGGCTTAACGCCTAAACTTACCAGAGACGAAGTGATAAAACGGATGGAAGAAGGGGTAAGTTCCGCAGGCATAATAATTCTAGTGACCGGTGCAGGAGGAGCTCTGGGGCAGGTATTGAGAGATAGCGGGGCCGGAAACTACATTGCAAATCTCATCGCGAGCACGCCCATGCCACCGGTACTGCTGCCGTTTTTTGTAGCAACACTGGTTCGTCTTATGCAAGGAAGCGGTACAGTCGCTATGATTACTTCTGCATCGATTACAGCACCCATCCTGGCAAATCTCTCTGTAAATCCTTTAATAGCAGCCCAGGCCGCCACACTCGGTGCTATGATATTTTCTTACTTTAACGACAGCTTTTTCTGGGTAGTTAATAGGCTTTTAGGGATAGAAAACGTTAAGGAACAAACACTAACATGGTCCATACCTACTACTATCGGATGGGGTGTTTCGTTAATATTAATTTTGATAGCCGAGGCTATTTTCTAG
- a CDS encoding NERD domain-containing protein, which translates to MMGPPGIFLVETKAWEGVYIGFNDRWKRKEGDKWVLCKSPTQQNKYHKIAFTKWLKGLNLDVKMIPEDAIIPVVMMTKCKWLKTKDCSMPIFKSGLELSLYMRTMMKKGERLTCEQIEAGPQAIEEAEPVAMKYKVEEIEVKKIKERKECIRVKGRREKEEQIRQLYVYIGEMVSEVYKDKLAEGWWYFTKLLKI; encoded by the coding sequence GTGATGGGACCGCCGGGGATATTTTTGGTGGAAACAAAAGCCTGGGAAGGGGTATATATAGGTTTTAACGACCGTTGGAAAAGAAAAGAAGGGGATAAGTGGGTGCTGTGCAAAAGCCCTACCCAACAAAATAAATACCATAAGATTGCATTTACAAAATGGTTAAAAGGGCTGAATCTTGATGTAAAGATGATTCCCGAAGACGCGATAATTCCAGTTGTTATGATGACAAAGTGCAAATGGCTGAAAACCAAGGATTGCTCAATGCCTATATTTAAAAGCGGGTTGGAATTGAGTTTATATATGCGAACCATGATGAAAAAGGGAGAAAGGCTTACTTGCGAACAAATAGAGGCGGGACCGCAGGCTATCGAAGAAGCGGAACCGGTAGCGATGAAATATAAAGTTGAAGAGATAGAGGTCAAAAAAATTAAGGAAAGGAAGGAATGCATAAGGGTAAAAGGGAGGAGAGAAAAAGAGGAACAAATAAGGCAGCTTTATGTTTATATAGGTGAAATGGTAAGCGAGGTGTATAAAGATAAGCTTGCCGAGGGCTGGTGGTATTTTACAAAACTTTTAAAAATATAA
- a CDS encoding MBL fold metallo-hydrolase RNA specificity domain-containing protein, which produces MKITFCGASKMVTGSCYYIETDRRKFLVDCGMFQGKMSELNFEPFPFEPADLDFVIITHSHIDHIGRLPLLFKKGFNGSIFVTSATADLMEIMLKDSAHIQELESKWQNKKRQRKGLVPVKPLYTVEDTLRIPEYIIKCSYGKWIEIDENICIMFKDAGHLLGSSIVIIKIREKNDEVLITFSGDLGNNNMPIIRDYEYVNYSDYLIIESTYGDRLHGNKTEEIKKLYDIIINTVKKGGNVIIPAFSVGRAQEILYLLNYYIDIEKRKELSNIEIYLDSPLAKEALEIYEKHKECYDEEAINLLGKDFDLLRFNNLYTISSAEESIALNDKNGVVIISSSGMCEAGRIKHHLKHNIWKDATSIVFVGYQAEGTLGRKILDNAKKVKIFGEEMVVKAKIYNLPGLSGHADIEGLINWVKNIKNGVSRRIFIVHGEEKASENFKKEIGKLMNTGVHIPELFEKVEL; this is translated from the coding sequence ATGAAGATAACCTTTTGCGGTGCCTCAAAAATGGTGACAGGTTCCTGTTATTATATTGAAACAGATAGAAGAAAATTTTTAGTGGACTGCGGAATGTTTCAAGGTAAGATGAGCGAATTAAATTTTGAGCCTTTCCCTTTCGAACCCGCTGACTTGGACTTCGTAATAATTACTCATTCACATATTGATCATATAGGGAGACTGCCTCTGCTGTTTAAAAAAGGTTTTAATGGCAGTATATTTGTCACTTCTGCAACCGCTGATTTAATGGAGATAATGTTAAAGGATAGTGCTCATATCCAGGAGTTAGAAAGCAAATGGCAAAATAAAAAAAGGCAAAGAAAAGGACTGGTACCGGTAAAACCACTGTACACTGTTGAAGATACCTTGAGAATACCGGAATATATAATTAAGTGCTCCTACGGCAAGTGGATAGAAATTGATGAAAATATTTGTATTATGTTTAAAGATGCGGGACATTTGCTGGGTTCTTCGATAGTAATTATAAAGATAAGAGAAAAAAACGACGAAGTGCTTATAACTTTTTCCGGAGATTTAGGAAATAATAATATGCCGATAATCAGGGACTATGAATACGTCAATTATAGCGATTATTTAATAATAGAATCAACTTACGGTGATAGGTTGCATGGTAATAAGACCGAAGAAATCAAAAAATTGTATGATATTATTATTAATACAGTGAAAAAGGGAGGAAACGTAATTATTCCAGCGTTTTCTGTAGGAAGGGCTCAAGAGATTTTATATTTGCTGAATTATTATATAGACATAGAAAAGAGAAAAGAACTCTCTAATATAGAAATTTATTTGGATAGCCCTCTTGCCAAGGAAGCCCTTGAAATTTATGAAAAACATAAAGAATGCTATGACGAAGAAGCTATTAATCTATTGGGCAAAGACTTTGATTTATTAAGATTCAACAATTTATACACAATTTCCAGTGCAGAAGAATCTATCGCATTAAACGATAAAAATGGTGTTGTAATTATCTCATCCAGCGGTATGTGCGAAGCTGGTAGAATAAAACATCACTTAAAACACAACATCTGGAAGGATGCCACATCTATAGTGTTCGTAGGTTACCAGGCTGAAGGAACTCTCGGGAGAAAAATTCTGGATAATGCAAAAAAGGTGAAAATATTCGGCGAGGAAATGGTAGTTAAAGCAAAAATTTACAATCTCCCAGGTCTCTCTGGTCATGCGGATATTGAAGGACTTATAAACTGGGTAAAAAATATAAAAAATGGCGTTTCAAGAAGAATATTTATAGTTCACGGAGAAGAGAAAGCCTCGGAAAATTTTAAAAAAGAAATAGGAAAATTGATGAATACTGGCGTGCATATACCCGAACTTTTTGAAAAAGTTGAGCTATAA
- a CDS encoding diguanylate cyclase, translating to MDYTIWSQILLELALSVSGEQELDKLVKKAASAFLKKLNCTHVSVLQYKNNRLETSYVVPRIVLKNPVYHELIEEFERKLLQEEEKNIIVIKKGLNYYGFPLRNFGLLILGRNVPIEEMFLKELLPITNMLAQNCFANLDAAMKRQAIEAELKKERHLLRVIIDTIPDLIFYKDQNGVYKLANEAARKFLSLLPEEINGRTDWDIYSEAEASKHKEIDYKVMESGSVQRFEELIKRHDGTLVPFETIKVPVYDAKGSCIGIVAVSRDITRHKRYEEQLKYLSFHDQVTGLYNRRFLEEEIKRLDTPRQLPISVIMCDLDGLKLVNDVFGHQEGDRLLIKAAEIIRESCRKEDLIARWGGDEFLILLPKTDIKTAEEITRRIKEKCNSQKGGPIQVSIALGYATKSRAEENIWQVMKEAEDWMYRNKLLHAKSYRNAVISSLKTTLLEKSIETEEHAERLKEMCRKIGESMGLKPQQLDELELLAILHDIGKVAIKESILTKSGPLTEEEWVEMRKHPETGYRIARTMPELAPIAEYILSHHERWDGKGYPQGLKGKEIPLLSRILAVADAFDAMTNDRPYRKAMSREEAIAEIKRNAGTQFDPEVVRAFIQIAMTGEEAL from the coding sequence ATGGATTATACGATATGGAGTCAAATTTTGCTCGAATTAGCTCTTTCTGTCAGCGGTGAGCAGGAACTCGACAAGCTGGTGAAAAAGGCCGCATCTGCATTTTTGAAAAAACTGAACTGCACTCATGTCAGTGTTTTACAATACAAAAATAATCGTTTAGAAACTTCCTATGTGGTGCCGCGGATAGTCCTTAAAAATCCTGTTTATCATGAGCTTATTGAAGAATTTGAAAGAAAATTGTTACAAGAAGAGGAGAAAAACATTATAGTAATAAAAAAGGGTTTAAATTACTATGGGTTCCCACTGAGAAACTTTGGACTGCTCATATTGGGGAGGAACGTTCCTATTGAAGAAATGTTTCTAAAAGAGCTTCTACCTATTACTAATATGCTGGCACAAAACTGTTTTGCTAATCTTGATGCTGCTATGAAACGCCAAGCTATAGAGGCCGAATTGAAAAAGGAACGTCATTTACTGAGAGTAATTATAGACACCATACCCGATTTGATTTTTTACAAAGACCAAAACGGAGTTTATAAATTAGCAAATGAAGCCGCGAGAAAGTTCCTATCTCTTTTACCGGAAGAAATAAATGGGCGTACTGACTGGGATATTTATAGTGAAGCTGAAGCAAGCAAACACAAGGAAATTGATTATAAGGTTATGGAATCAGGCAGCGTTCAGCGCTTTGAAGAGTTGATTAAACGTCATGATGGCACTTTGGTTCCTTTTGAAACAATTAAGGTTCCTGTTTATGATGCGAAAGGCAGTTGCATAGGTATAGTTGCTGTTTCAAGAGACATCACACGGCACAAACGTTATGAAGAACAGTTGAAATACTTGAGTTTTCACGATCAGGTTACCGGCCTTTACAACCGCAGGTTTTTGGAAGAAGAGATAAAGAGGCTTGACACGCCAAGGCAGTTGCCTATATCCGTAATCATGTGCGACCTCGATGGCCTGAAGCTGGTTAATGACGTATTTGGGCACCAGGAGGGTGACAGACTGCTGATAAAGGCTGCAGAAATCATTAGAGAGTCCTGCCGCAAGGAGGACCTTATTGCCCGGTGGGGTGGGGACGAATTCCTTATCCTTTTGCCTAAGACCGATATAAAAACGGCTGAGGAAATTACCCGGCGGATCAAAGAAAAATGCAATTCCCAGAAGGGCGGGCCTATACAGGTGAGCATCGCACTTGGCTATGCCACAAAAAGCAGAGCCGAAGAAAACATCTGGCAGGTAATGAAAGAAGCCGAGGACTGGATGTACCGCAATAAGCTTTTGCATGCCAAAAGCTACAGAAATGCCGTTATATCCTCCCTGAAGACTACCCTTTTAGAAAAGAGCATAGAAACGGAAGAACACGCAGAACGGTTGAAAGAAATGTGCAGAAAAATCGGGGAGAGTATGGGCCTAAAACCCCAACAACTGGACGAACTGGAACTTCTGGCGATACTCCATGACATCGGTAAGGTGGCGATTAAGGAAAGCATATTGACGAAGTCAGGGCCTTTAACCGAGGAAGAATGGGTGGAAATGAGAAAACACCCTGAAACAGGGTACAGGATAGCCCGGACGATGCCGGAACTGGCCCCTATTGCCGAATACATCCTTTCTCATCACGAGCGCTGGGACGGCAAAGGTTATCCCCAGGGGTTGAAGGGTAAAGAAATCCCATTGTTATCAAGAATTTTGGCGGTTGCTGATGCCTTTGATGCCATGACAAATGACAGGCCATACCGGAAGGCAATGAGCAGGGAGGAAGCAATAGCTGAAATAAAAAGAAATGCGGGAACACAGTTTGACCCGGAGGTAGTGAGAGCTTTTATTCAAATTGCCATGACAGGAGAAGAGGCTTTGTGA
- a CDS encoding FIST signal transduction protein, with the protein MFINLDREGTVEGLQYLLEQADDDENTLGVLILACDANAFTPEKVDEILKQYKKPVFGGIFPQILFNKEVLEKGTIVAGISQPVSTVVIKDIGDISIDLDAIIENAFEWQSLENKTIFVFVDGLSQYISPLIDSMFNCWGLIPNYIGGGAGSLSFERKPCVFTGEGLLEDAAVLALADIKSGIGVAHGWKPVAGPLKVTEADRNIIISLNWRPAFEVYREMVEKISGKSFDNTGFFQLAKGFPIGIVRMAEEMVVRDPISLDGNRLICVGEVPLNSFVYILKGDKDSLIAAAVKARLLAEDCYLKTLSEKKEKSLTTFFMDCVSRVFFLQSDFNEELEAVYAGYPLLGALTIGEIANTGKDYLEFYNKTSVIGLLED; encoded by the coding sequence ATGTTTATAAATTTGGACAGGGAAGGCACTGTAGAAGGGTTGCAGTACCTGTTAGAACAGGCAGATGATGATGAGAATACATTGGGAGTCCTCATCCTGGCTTGTGATGCAAATGCTTTTACCCCTGAAAAAGTTGATGAGATTTTGAAACAGTATAAAAAACCAGTATTTGGGGGGATTTTCCCTCAAATTTTATTTAATAAGGAAGTACTTGAGAAGGGAACGATTGTTGCTGGTATTAGTCAACCAGTAAGCACTGTGGTGATTAAAGATATCGGTGATATATCTATTGATCTAGACGCAATCATAGAAAATGCTTTTGAATGGCAATCTCTTGAAAATAAAACGATATTTGTGTTTGTGGACGGACTTAGCCAATATATATCCCCACTGATAGACAGCATGTTTAATTGTTGGGGACTTATCCCAAATTATATTGGTGGTGGTGCTGGTTCACTGTCATTTGAAAGGAAGCCCTGCGTTTTTACCGGGGAAGGATTATTAGAAGATGCGGCAGTTTTGGCCCTGGCAGATATAAAAAGCGGAATAGGGGTTGCCCATGGCTGGAAGCCTGTGGCAGGTCCACTGAAAGTAACGGAAGCAGACCGCAACATAATAATTTCGCTGAACTGGCGTCCGGCATTTGAAGTATATCGGGAAATGGTGGAAAAAATATCCGGGAAATCTTTTGACAATACTGGTTTCTTCCAACTGGCGAAAGGATTTCCCATCGGGATTGTAAGAATGGCAGAAGAAATGGTGGTTCGAGATCCTATTTCGTTGGATGGTAACAGGTTGATTTGTGTCGGAGAAGTTCCATTGAATTCTTTTGTGTATATATTAAAAGGGGATAAAGATTCCTTGATTGCTGCTGCAGTCAAAGCTCGCCTATTGGCCGAAGACTGTTATTTGAAAACACTCAGTGAAAAAAAAGAAAAATCACTAACTACCTTTTTTATGGACTGCGTTTCTAGGGTTTTCTTTCTCCAGTCTGATTTTAATGAAGAACTGGAAGCGGTATATGCAGGATATCCGCTTCTGGGGGCGTTGACTATAGGAGAGATTGCTAATACGGGAAAAGATTATCTTGAATTTTATAATAAGACTTCAGTCATCGGATTGTTGGAGGATTAA
- a CDS encoding SufB/SufD family protein codes for MGAFNIRKDGKSVERKSTKNIIIEPKVDKSGINIVIAPNTKNEVVHFPVLLTLSGITDVVYNTIEVGENSDVVLIAGCGIHNPGSKKSQHDGLHEITVKKGAKIRYIEKHYGGGEGKGERVLNPKTVLTMEEDSVVEMELTQIKGVDSTVRITDAVVKKGAKLVVTERLLTHGDQEAISKMNIILEGDGASAEVISRSVAKENSKQVFKPEIVAKAKSKGHIVCDSIIMENGKISSSPAISAENPDAELTHEAAIGKIAQDQLLKLMTLGLSENEAVDVILRGFLK; via the coding sequence ATGGGAGCTTTTAACATTAGAAAAGACGGAAAAAGCGTTGAAAGAAAATCGACAAAAAATATAATTATAGAGCCTAAAGTGGATAAATCAGGTATAAATATCGTTATTGCACCTAATACCAAAAATGAAGTCGTGCATTTTCCTGTGCTTTTAACATTGTCGGGTATTACCGACGTGGTTTACAACACTATAGAAGTTGGAGAAAACTCAGATGTAGTGCTAATCGCAGGCTGTGGGATTCACAATCCAGGTTCTAAAAAATCGCAGCACGATGGTCTCCATGAAATAACAGTAAAAAAAGGAGCGAAAATAAGGTATATAGAAAAGCATTACGGCGGTGGTGAAGGCAAAGGGGAAAGGGTTTTAAACCCAAAAACGGTCTTAACAATGGAAGAAGACTCTGTTGTAGAAATGGAGTTAACTCAGATTAAAGGGGTAGATAGCACGGTAAGAATCACTGATGCTGTCGTCAAAAAGGGAGCGAAGCTTGTGGTTACTGAAAGACTTTTGACGCACGGCGATCAGGAAGCAATTTCAAAAATGAATATTATTCTCGAAGGTGATGGTGCGAGTGCTGAGGTGATTTCAAGGTCTGTTGCCAAAGAGAATTCAAAGCAAGTTTTTAAGCCGGAGATTGTAGCGAAGGCCAAATCTAAAGGTCATATTGTATGTGACTCAATAATCATGGAAAACGGCAAGATAAGTTCTTCACCGGCAATATCAGCAGAAAATCCGGATGCCGAGCTTACCCATGAAGCTGCAATAGGTAAGATAGCCCAGGATCAACTGTTAAAGCTTATGACTTTAGGACTTTCTGAAAATGAAGCTGTTGATGTGATATTGAGAGGCTTTTTAAAATGA
- a CDS encoding ABC transporter ATP-binding protein: protein MLQIKSLYLEIQNGTESVEILKDINLTLQRGKFYAITGPNGGGKTSLAKTIMGIYRSNKGAIILDGEDITPFNITERANRGISYAFQNPARFKGLSVRDILKVASREGDESDFKRLLKAVGLCPEEYLERQCDSSLSGGEIKRIELASVLLKPSKVVIYDEPEAGVDLWSFEGILQLIKNHHNQDIITIVITHHERVLSVADEIILMSDGEIKEMGERERMLELLKYKFRCESWEDCEGGEKGGFRCFRS from the coding sequence TTGCTACAAATAAAATCTCTTTATCTTGAGATTCAAAACGGTACGGAAAGTGTTGAAATATTGAAAGATATAAATTTAACTCTGCAAAGAGGTAAATTTTACGCAATTACCGGTCCCAATGGAGGAGGGAAGACTTCTCTTGCAAAGACTATAATGGGTATATATAGAAGTAACAAAGGCGCTATAATTTTAGATGGAGAAGATATTACTCCTTTCAATATAACCGAAAGGGCGAATAGGGGGATAAGCTATGCTTTCCAGAATCCTGCAAGGTTTAAGGGGCTTTCTGTAAGAGATATTTTAAAAGTTGCTTCACGGGAAGGGGATGAAAGCGATTTTAAGAGGTTATTAAAAGCTGTTGGACTTTGTCCTGAAGAATATTTGGAAAGGCAATGCGATTCGAGCCTTTCAGGAGGAGAAATAAAAAGGATAGAACTGGCTTCTGTCCTTTTAAAACCCTCAAAGGTTGTGATATATGATGAACCCGAAGCAGGAGTTGATTTATGGAGTTTTGAAGGTATTTTGCAGTTGATAAAAAACCACCATAACCAAGATATAATAACAATTGTAATCACACATCATGAAAGGGTGTTGTCCGTAGCAGATGAAATTATTCTGATGTCTGATGGCGAGATAAAGGAAATGGGAGAAAGGGAAAGAATGCTTGAGCTTTTAAAATATAAATTCCGCTGTGAGTCTTGGGAAGACTGCGAGGGAGGTGAAAAAGGTGGATTTAGATGCTTTAGATCGTGA
- a CDS encoding ATP-binding protein: MKEIVVLSGKGGTGKTTLTASLAALAKNAVLADCDVDAPDLYLLLKPEIRETFEFWGSQKAKINKNKCKECGKCEEACRFGAIENFKVNAILCEGCRVCYNLCPQKAIDMEETLSGHWYISDTKYGPIVHARLGIAEENSGKLVSVVKKAAREIAERGRYEYIITDGPPGIGCPVISSLSGADMALIVTEPTAAGLHDLERVLKLAENFKVAIKVVINKFDLAQEKSKEIEQYCINEGIEVIGKIPFDEEIVRAVSKGVPPVEYSSGPAAEALKDVGEGIFT; encoded by the coding sequence ATGAAGGAAATAGTTGTATTAAGTGGCAAGGGAGGAACAGGGAAAACAACATTGACGGCCTCACTGGCGGCATTGGCAAAAAATGCTGTTTTGGCCGACTGTGATGTGGATGCTCCCGACCTCTACCTGCTTTTAAAACCCGAAATAAGGGAAACCTTCGAATTCTGGGGAAGCCAGAAGGCAAAGATAAACAAAAATAAATGCAAAGAATGCGGCAAATGTGAAGAAGCTTGCCGTTTTGGTGCTATTGAAAATTTTAAAGTAAACGCCATTTTATGTGAAGGGTGTAGAGTATGTTATAATTTATGCCCTCAAAAGGCTATCGATATGGAGGAAACCCTTTCGGGTCACTGGTATATTTCGGATACTAAATACGGGCCGATAGTCCATGCTAGATTGGGAATAGCGGAGGAAAATTCGGGCAAATTGGTTTCGGTGGTAAAAAAGGCAGCCCGAGAAATAGCAGAAAGAGGAAGGTATGAGTATATAATTACGGATGGTCCGCCAGGCATTGGATGCCCGGTAATTTCTTCTCTTTCCGGAGCAGATATGGCACTTATTGTAACGGAACCTACTGCTGCGGGATTGCACGACCTTGAAAGGGTGTTGAAGCTGGCGGAAAATTTTAAAGTGGCTATTAAGGTGGTAATAAACAAATTCGACCTTGCTCAAGAAAAAAGCAAAGAAATAGAGCAATACTGTATCAATGAAGGCATTGAGGTGATAGGGAAAATCCCCTTTGATGAAGAAATCGTAAGGGCCGTATCAAAGGGTGTTCCGCCGGTTGAATACTCTTCTGGACCGGCTGCGGAGGCCTTAAAAGATGTAGGAGAAGGAATTTTCACCTAA
- a CDS encoding ATP-binding protein, with protein sequence MVFSFGGETMIVAIASGKGGTGKTTIAVNLALSLKDKMQVALLDCDVEEPNAHLFLLPEFKEKEPVTLPVPAIDQEKCTQCGICTRACAYHALARVGKRVLVFEELCHGCGGCGLLCPAGAITEIHKEIGLVKRGTARGIEFIQGTMNIGTALAPPVIRKVKSRIPKDKLTIIDSPPGTSCPMISAVYGADYCVLVTEPTPFGLSDLKLAVEVVRELGIPFGVVINRADMGDCEVEKYLQEQSIPLLMKIPFDRRYAACYARGGLLVEEFPKLKSSFETLWKAIERRVEV encoded by the coding sequence ATGGTTTTTTCTTTTGGCGGTGAAACTATGATAGTTGCAATTGCTAGCGGCAAAGGCGGTACCGGCAAGACCACGATAGCCGTTAATCTTGCCCTCTCATTAAAAGATAAGATGCAGGTGGCGCTACTGGATTGCGATGTGGAAGAGCCCAATGCCCACCTTTTTCTTTTGCCCGAATTCAAAGAGAAAGAGCCTGTTACCCTGCCGGTTCCTGCAATAGACCAGGAGAAATGTACTCAGTGCGGAATCTGCACCAGGGCATGCGCTTATCACGCTCTGGCCCGGGTGGGCAAAAGAGTCCTGGTTTTTGAAGAACTGTGTCACGGCTGCGGGGGATGCGGGCTTCTCTGTCCGGCCGGAGCCATCACGGAAATTCATAAAGAAATAGGACTTGTAAAGCGGGGGACTGCCAGGGGCATAGAATTTATTCAAGGCACAATGAACATTGGAACAGCTTTGGCCCCACCCGTCATAAGAAAGGTTAAAAGCCGGATTCCAAAGGACAAACTAACTATTATCGATTCGCCGCCAGGTACATCCTGCCCTATGATTAGTGCGGTATACGGTGCAGATTACTGCGTGCTGGTAACCGAACCCACACCTTTCGGATTAAGCGACCTGAAACTGGCCGTAGAGGTTGTCAGGGAACTTGGGATTCCTTTCGGTGTCGTGATAAATAGGGCTGATATGGGAGATTGTGAAGTTGAAAAATATCTGCAGGAGCAGAGCATTCCCCTGCTTATGAAGATACCCTTTGACCGGCGGTATGCAGCCTGCTACGCCCGTGGTGGACTGCTCGTGGAAGAATTTCCTAAGCTTAAGTCATCATTTGAGACCTTATGGAAGGCCATAGAAAGGCGGGTAGAGGTATGA
- a CDS encoding NifB/NifX family molybdenum-iron cluster-binding protein: MKIAIATDGNMVSPHFGHCSQYTIYDVDEKQRKINSKLVIENPGHQPGFLPGYLAKLGINCIIAGGMGPRAKELFAQNNIATITGVSGKVDDVIKEYLNGNITDSGNLCDHGDGHGGHCDH; this comes from the coding sequence ATGAAGATAGCAATAGCTACTGACGGTAATATGGTGTCGCCCCATTTTGGACACTGTTCCCAGTATACCATATATGATGTGGATGAAAAACAGCGAAAAATAAATTCAAAATTAGTAATTGAAAACCCTGGCCACCAGCCCGGATTCCTGCCGGGGTATTTGGCAAAGTTAGGAATAAACTGCATTATAGCCGGTGGCATGGGGCCAAGGGCTAAGGAACTATTCGCTCAAAATAACATAGCGACAATAACCGGTGTATCCGGCAAGGTGGACGATGTAATAAAGGAGTATCTCAATGGGAATATTACAGACAGTGGCAATCTGTGCGACCACGGCGACGGGCACGGTGGGCATTGTGACCATTAG
- a CDS encoding NifB/NifX family molybdenum-iron cluster-binding protein: MRIAITSTGSNLDSMIDERFGRCRFFIIINPESKEYEAVENIYAGDAHGAGVQVAQFIVDKGVSALITGNVGPNALRVLKESGIEVYAASSVSVKEAFENYIKGKLTKISNPTTPSRHN, encoded by the coding sequence GTGAGGATTGCGATTACATCGACGGGCAGCAATTTGGATTCTATGATAGACGAAAGATTCGGGCGCTGCAGGTTTTTCATCATTATCAACCCTGAGAGTAAAGAATATGAAGCTGTGGAAAACATATATGCAGGCGATGCCCATGGCGCAGGTGTACAGGTAGCTCAGTTTATTGTAGATAAAGGTGTTTCCGCACTAATAACGGGGAATGTAGGCCCCAATGCCCTGAGGGTATTAAAAGAATCGGGGATAGAAGTGTACGCAGCAAGTTCCGTGAGTGTTAAGGAAGCCTTTGAAAATTACATTAAAGGTAAGCTGACTAAAATTTCTAACCCCACAACGCCATCTCGACATAATTAA